Proteins encoded in a region of the Anopheles aquasalis chromosome 2, idAnoAquaMG_Q_19, whole genome shotgun sequence genome:
- the LOC126581055 gene encoding G patch domain-containing protein 4, with protein MDFAKNILQKYGWKEGDGLGKNTDGIVAPIKASLKFNTAGLGQDPAKDLTNNWWERVYNDAAGNIAVENGGVSAGVQQEPVRLRQVETDAVEISTAGFSVRKLKKKSAQAGDGQSRYGTSFLRASVLMGGTGKEETVANHTSTEDIEYAPVKMLTDEELFAACGGRTAHKGARHGLKLSGKLARIDEQNSKLLKELESNSFESVIKANDWQVQLSRNGRKKSKKQKRNEQRWIEHGGGAKGAMEHNNDDDDEVKDMVHHADYVVAKNRKKRKAHERTEQELADEMVSMFAELPEENGLEEEEAAAPPKSESKKKSKQSQRKQPCADGEIDLLSDKIRQLDHSSVTIKKRERKKKAKRKTATCEQQDDGDIAIGSPDPAAKYRKDYRRDAKQTNRLLKAVVPHEVPETPAKTSKPKRLLHSDSSDGSDEEDVVSRVNEEQNRYWKKMRANVPKIKIIEPTEDDCLALGQELKERHKNEVKRVANRSSSGKRKKSKRRERCVAQLADSLSKKL; from the exons ATGGATTTCGCCAAAAATATCCTGCAAAAATACGGCTGGAAGGAAG GAGATGGGTTGGGGAAGAATACGGACGGAATCGTGGCACCGATCAAAGCCAGCCTCAAGTTCAACACGGCTGGTCTAGGGCAGGATCCGGCCAAGGATCTCACCAACAACTGGTGGGAACGGGTGTACAATGATGCCGCAGGGAATATTGCGGTAGAGAATGGAGGTGTGTCCGCAGGTGTACAGCAAGAACCGGTACGGTTAAGGCAGGTGGAGACGGATGCAGTAGAAATTTCAACTGCCGGCTTCTCTGTCCGAAAACTGAAGAAAAAGAGTGCGCAGGCTGGCGACGGTCAATCGCGGTATGGCACCAGCTTTTTACGAGCTTCCGTACTGATGGGAGGCACGGGCAAGGAGGAAACGGTTGCAAATCACACCAGCACGGAGGACATTGAGTACGCGCCGGTTAAAATGTTAACCGACGAAGAATTGTTCGCCGCCTGTGGTGGCAGAACGGCCCACAA GGGTGCACGTCATGGGTTGAAGCTGAGCGGAAAACTGGCACGGATAGACGAGCAGAACAGCAAGCTGCTCAAGGAGTTGGAAAGCAATTCTTTTGAATCTGTGATCAAAGCGAACGACTGGCAGGTGCAACTGTCGCGGAACGGACGCAAAAAGTCTAAAAAACAGAAGCGAAATGAACAGCGATGGATTGAGCATGGCGGCGGTGCTAAGGGAGCAATGGagcataataatgatgatgatgatgaggtgaaGGATATGGTGCATCATGCGGATTATGTGGTAGctaaaaaccggaaaaaacggaaagcacATGAGCGCACGGAACAGGAGCTAGCCGATGAAATGGTTTCCATGTTCGCCGAACTACCCGAGGAAAATGGattggaggaagaggaggcagcagctccaccgaaATCAGAGTccaaaaagaaatcgaaacaatctCAACGCAAACAACCGTGCGCTGATGGAGAGATCGATCTGCTGAGTGACAAAATCCGGCAGCTAGACCATAGCTCGGTTACGATTAAAAAACGTGAACgcaagaagaaagcaaaacggaaaacagcaACTTGTGAACAGCAGGATGACGGAGACATAGCAATTGGGTCACCGGATCCGGCGGCAAAATATCGGAAGGACTATCGGCGCGATgccaagcaaacaaatcgtttgcTGAAAGCGGTAGTGCCACATGAAGTGCCGGAAACTCCTGCAAAGACCAGCAAACCGAAACGCTTACTGCACTCTGACTCCAGCGATGGATCAGACGAGGAGGATGTAGTGAGTCGCGTGAATGAGGAACAGAATCGGTATTGGAAAAAGATGCGTGCCAACGTACCGAAGATAAAGATTATCGAACCAACGGAAGATGATTGTCTAGCACTTGGCCAGGAACTGAAGGAGCGCCACAAGAACGAAGTGAAACGGGTCGCGAATCGCTCGTCAAGCGGCAAACGGAAGAAGTCGAAGCGTAGGGAGCGCTGTGTGGCGCAGCTGGCCGACAGCCTATCGAAAAAGCTGTAA
- the LOC126581034 gene encoding CDGSH iron-sulfur domain-containing protein 2 homolog, with protein MQLLSGLVKTTLPNYLSGLPIPDSFGGWFRLGFKDWLSLVPPTAAVAGVVYMSYLAFCPEARPKPSGKANNKIRLTEAKVVDMIDIEDITEKAAFCRCWKSANWPYCDGSHGAHNKECGDNLGPVVVQRKKN; from the exons ATGCAGCTTCTGTCGGGACTGGTTAAAACAACGCTCCCCAACTACCTTTCCGGGCTGCCCATTCCGGATAGTTTCGGAGGATGGTTCCGGCTAGGAT ttAAGGACTGGCTGTCGCTCGTCCCACCGACGGCCGCTGTCGCCGGCGTCGTCTACATGTCCTACTTGGCGTTCTGTCCCGAAGCCCGGCCAAAGCCATCGGGAAAGGCAAACAACAAGATCCGGCTAACCGAAGCCAAGGTGGTCGATATGATCGACATCGAGGATATTACCGAGAAGGCTGCCTTCTGTCGCTGCTGGAAATCCGCCAAC tggCCCTACTGCGATGGATCACACGGAGCGCATAATAAGGAGTGTGGCGATAACCTCGGCCCGGTGGTCGTTCAACGCAAGAAGAACTAA
- the LOC126581059 gene encoding acyl-CoA-binding domain-containing protein 4: MSIEERFNAAVSVIRGLPKNGPYQPSNDMLLRFYSYFKQATKGTCCERKPAFWDVVNRAKWEAWNRLGDMPKETAMQKYVDELKKIVETMSYTDNVANFMEYNMSELDNVNISDLEMVAPEAIKKARSRPNSPLASREASPVGRLSPVTPPPTAAVQNGATPLVNGHVHKPTAINGYHHHTHQDHNHHHQRNGSGVNGRSSPVSNGGISSGPSELSDDDEYIDTMDDEFESEIPATSAVFRPIEAVNHGHHYYQHQRNALVNGIDNSIVQSGGIVTTQISLTVDRLNANMQQLLGRVDTIEQSLATLRDEQQRQQQQLAKISATSIGNRRNRSLLGALPAWWPFPEITPATLAFIILWPLVINRVTSWAQRKKL, encoded by the exons ATGTCGATCGAAGAGCGCTTTAACGCCGCCGTCAGCGTAATCCGAGGGCTGCCAAAGAATG GACCGTATCAACCCAGCAACGATATGTTGCTACGATTCTACTCCTATTTCAAGCAAGCCACGAAAGGCACATGTTGTGAGCGTAAACCAGCGTTCTGGGATGTGGTAAATCG CGCCAAATGGGAAGCCTGGAACCGGTTGGGTGACATGCCGAAGGAGACAGCGATGCAGAAATATGTGGACGAGTTGAAAAAG ATCGTCGAAACCATGTCGTACACCGATAATGTGGCCAACTTCATGGAGTACAACATGAGTGAACTGGATAATGTCAACATCAGCGATTTGGAGATGGTCGCTCCAGAGGCGATCAAGAAGGCAAGATCGCGCCCCAACTCACCGCTTGCCTCGCGTGAAGCCAGTCCTGTTGGGCGCCTCTCGCCTGTTACGCCTCCGCCAACGGCAGCGGTACAGAATGGTGCTACTCCGCTGGTGAACGGTCATGTCCATAAACCGACTGCGATCAACGGCTACCATCACCATACACACCAAGatcacaaccatcatcatcagaggAATGGTAGCGGCGTAAATGGTAGATCATCTCCAGTTAGCAACGGAGGCATTAGCTCAGGACCATCGGAACtcagtgacgatgacgaataCATCGAcacgatggatgatgaatttGAAAGCGAAATACCGGCGACGTCCGCCGTTTTCCGTCCAATCGAAGCAGTAAACCATGGGCATCActactaccagcaccagcggaaTGCTTTAGTGAACGGCATAGACAATAGTATCGTGCAAAGTGGTGGAATAGTGACCACGCAGATATCGCTCACCGTCGATCGGTTGAATGCAAACATGCAGCAGCTTTTGGGACGGGTCGATACCATTGAGCAATCCTTGGCCACACTACGCGATGAAcagcagaggcagcaacagcaactggcAAAAATTAGTGCAACGTCCATTGGAAACAGGCGCAATCGATCACTTCTTGGAGCATTGCCCGCCTGGTGGCCCTTCCCTGAAATAACACCGGCGACGCTGGCATTTATTATTCTTTGGCCACTGGTCATCAATCGAGTTACCAGTTGGGCGCAGAGAAAGAAACTTTAA
- the LOC126581037 gene encoding actin-related protein 5 codes for MEITPIEDLKITPDVVQPYPDPSVGREAVIVIDNGSYQCRAGWMLKDRPALTFRNLLAKPRKDRNKKDVETTAAPVTQIGNDIINLEAMRMQLRTQFDRNVVTHYNVQEQIMDYIFTKLGINAENAVPHRVMLTECLFNPNYCRSLMSELLFECYDVPGIAYGVDGLFSFYSNQRPKNGIIVATGYHTTHVIPVIAGRMVVENVRRVNVGGSQMIAFMHRCLQLKYTIHMNAITLSRCELLLHRYGEFAYDYLESLRNWSGLEYYEQNVRKIQLPFNQPAAATTLTTEQKVEKKKELSRRLAEINARRREERMAQDEELLSQLQQLQESAEDGDDISNGLAEQGLKDTAELKRMIVTVNARIEKARAKLLAQGAGSSQPQQDSEKLLQPPANMSIEQWVEETRRKRELILEKRNARKQRKADLAKRRTAAAQERMRIISHLARKEKGSDDFGMRDEDWDVYKQISRDEDSDLEQENERLLECEIILKQYDATYEDPMMLTGTTAELHQLHLGVECIRAPEILFQPSIIGMHEAGLHETIDFVLKLFPPEQRPGLVGNIFLTGGCAKIRGLKERLTREMRELLPFEARFEIDIAREPSLDGWNGASKFCLTETFRQSLITRRTYEECGGEYLKEHFNSNVYFPTPKTAGGSTAGFVG; via the coding sequence atggaaattacgCCGATTGAAGATTTAAAAATCACGCCGGATGTCGTTCAACCATACCCGGATCCTTCGGTCGGGCGCGAAGCGGTGATCGTGATTGATAACGGCTCGTACCAGTGCCGTGCCGGGTGGATGCTGAAAGATCGGCCGGCGCTCACCTTCCGCAATCTACTCGCGAAACCACGCAAAGatcgcaacaaaaaagatgTGGAGACCACCGCGGCACCCGTGACGCAGATTGGCAACGATATCATCAATCTCGAGGCGATGCGGATGCAGTTGCGGACGCAGTTCGACCGGAACGTGGTCACACACTACAATGTACAGGAGCAGATCATGGACTACATCTTCACCAAGCTGGGAATCAACGCCGAAAATGCGGTCCCGCACCGTGTGATGTTAACGGAGTGCTTGTTCAATCCGAATTACTGCCGAAGCCTGATGTCTGAGCTGCTGTTCGAGTGCTACGATGTGCCGGGAATAGCGTACGGGGTCGACGGGCTGTTCAGTTTCTACTCGAACCAAAGGCCTAAAAATGGGATCATCGTGGCCACTGGctaccacacaacacacgtaATCCCGGTAATAGCTGGCCGCATGGTTGTGGAGAATGTACGGCGCGTTAATGTGGGTGGCTCACAAATGATCGCCTTCATGCACCGATGTCTGCAGCTAAAGTACACGATCCACATGAACGCGATAACGCTTAGCCGGTGCGAGTTGCTGCTACACCGGTACGGTGAGTTTGCTTACGATTACTTGGAGTCACTGCGTAACTGGTCCGGCCTGGAGTACTACGAGCAGAATGTTAGAAAGATTCAACTCCCATTCAACCAACCGGCGGCTGCAACGACACTTACGACGGAgcagaaagtggaaaaaaagaaggaacttTCGAGGCGGCTCGCCGAAATTAACGCCCGCCGGCGTGAGGAGCGCATGGCACAAGATGAGGAACTGCTGTCGCAGCTACAACAGCTGCAAGAGTCAGCGGAAGATGGGGACGACATAAGCAATGGGCTGGCAGAACAAGGCCTTAAGGACACCGCCGAGCTAAAGCGCATGATAGTAACGGTGAATGCGCGTATCGAAAAAGCGCGCGCCAAGCTACTCGCCCAAGGTGCCGGAAGTTCACAGCCGCAACAGGACTCGGAGAAGCTACTGCAGCCACCCGCAAACATGTCCATCGAACAGTGGGTCGAAGAAACGCGCCGCAAGCGGGAATTGATTCTAGAAAAGCGGAACGCACGTAAGCAACGGAAGGCGGATCTTGCCAAGCGGCGAACGGCCGCAGCACAGGAAAGGATGCGCATCATTTCCCACTTGGCCcgcaaagaaaagggaagtgaCGATTTTGGGATGCGCGATGAGGATTGGGACGTTTACAAGCAGATTAGCCGCGACGAGGATAGCGATCTGGAGCAGGAGAACGAGCGTTTGCTGGAGTGCGAAATCATCCTCAAGCAGTACGATGCTACGTATGAAGATCCGATGATGCTGACCGGTACCACTGCCGAACTCCACCAGCTGCATCTCGGTGTTGAGTGTATCCGAGCGCCGGAAATACTGTTTCAACCTAGCATTATCGGCATGCATGAAGCGGGGCTTCACGAGACGATTGATTTCGTGTTGAAGCTGTTCCCTCCTGAGCAGCGGCCAGGTCTTGTAGGGAACATCTTTCTTACCGGCGGGTGTGCCAAAATACGGGGGCTCAAGGAACGGCTGACTCGAGAAATGCGAGAGTTGTTACCGTTCGAAGCGCGATTCGAAATAGATATCGCCCGGGAACCCTCGCTGGACGGATGGAATGGAGCGAGTAAGTTTTGTCTTACCGAAACCTTTCGCCAATCGTTGATAACGCGGCGAACGTATGAGGAGTGCGGTGGTGAATATCTAAAGGAACACTTCAACAGTAACGTGTACTTTCCAACACCCAAAACGGCCGGTGGGTCCACGGCCGGATTTGTcggttga
- the LOC126581036 gene encoding sorting nexin-6 isoform X2, whose protein sequence is MMDGIEENGSPRKPMSPVTVAGQETVPSRQASTEGIPSTGSSVSPAALPENSLLVDISDALSEKERVKFTVHTRTNLAGFDKSDFLVVRQHEEFVWLHERFEENDEYAGFIIPPCPPRPDFDASREKLQRLGEGEGNMTKEEFKKMKQELEAEYLATFKKTVAMHEVFLTRLASHPVFREDSHLKVFLVYDQDLCAKMKKKIDIFGGLMKNLGKTTDEIYLGATVKDVNDFFERELAFLGEYHAHLKEAALRTEKMTNKHKDVADSHVRIATQLLGLSTAEHGSTEKFLAKTAEIFEKIRNMEGRVASDQDLKLGDTLRYYQRDSNAAKALLIRRLRCLAAYEAANRNLEKARAKNKDVHAAESAQTQACEKFESMSARGKEELVSFRLRRVAAFKKSLTELAELEIKHAKAQYDLLRQSLLSLQELI, encoded by the exons ATGATG GACGGAATTGAAGAAAATGGCTCACCGAGGAAGCCGATGAGCCCGGTAACAGTTGCCGGACAAGAAACGGTTCCTTCACGACAAGCATCGACGGAAGGAATTCCATCAACTGGTAGTAGCGTTTCTCCGGCCGCTCTGCCGGAAAACTCGCTACTG GTGGACATTTCGGATGCATTGAGCGAAAAGGAGAGGGTCAAGTTTACCGTCCATACCCGCACGAATCTGGCCGGATTTGATAAGAGCGATTTTCTGGTCGTACGTCAGCACGAAGAATTCGTTTGGCTGCACGAGCGGTTCGAAGAGAACGATGAGTACGCCGGCTTTATTATACCACCGTGCCCACCGAGACCTGACTTTGATGCGTCGCGTGAAAAACTGCAACGGCTGGGGGAAGGCGAAGGCAACATGACCAAGGAAGAGTtcaaaaagatgaaacaagaGCTGGAGGCCGAGTATTTGGCCACCTTTAAAAAGACGGTCGCGATGCATGAGGTGTTTCTGACGCGTCTCGCCTCGCATCCCGTCTTTCGGGAGGATTCCCACCTGAAGGTGTTTCTCGTGTACGATCAAGATCTGTGCgcgaaaatgaagaaaaagattgaCATTTTCGGCGGGTTGATGAAAAACCTCGGCAAAACGACGGACGAGATCTATCTGGGGGCCACAGTGAAAGATGTGAACGATTTCTTCGAGCGAGAGCTAGCCTTCCTGGGCGAGTATCATGCGCACCTGAAGGAAGCGGCACTGCGCACGGAAAAGATGACCAATAAGCACAAGGACGTAGCCGATTCTCATGTGCGCATTGCAACGCAACTTCTCGGATTGTCCACTGCTGAGCACGGGTCGACGGAGAAGTTTCTTGCCAAAACGGCGGAAATTTTCGAAAAGATACGG AACATGGAAGGTCGGGTGGCTAGTGATCAAGATCTGAAACTCGGTGATACCCTTCGCTATTATCAACGCGACAGCAATGCAGCCAAAGCGCTCCTCATACGCCGGCTACGATGCCTAGCGGCGTACGAAGCGGCCAATCGGAATCTGGAAAAGGCTCGAGCAAAGAACAAAGACGTTCACGCG GCGGAAAGTGCACAAACGCAAGCATGCGAAAAGTTCGAATCGATGTCGGCGCGCGGGAAAGAGGAGCTGGTCAGTTTTCGATTACGCCGTGTTGCTGCCTTCAAGAAGAG TCTGACCGAGCTGGCCGAATTGGAAATCAAGCACGCAAAGGCACAGTACGACCTGTTGCGCCAGTCTTTACTATCCCTGCAGGAACTGATTTAG
- the LOC126581036 gene encoding sorting nexin-6 isoform X1, with protein MMDGIEENGSPRKPMSPVTVAGQETVPSRQASTEGIPSTGSSVSPAALPENSLLVDISDALSEKERVKFTVHTRTNLAGFDKSDFLVVRQHEEFVWLHERFEENDEYAGFIIPPCPPRPDFDASREKLQRLGEGEGNMTKEEFKKMKQELEAEYLATFKKTVAMHEVFLTRLASHPVFREDSHLKVFLVYDQDLCAKMKKKIDIFGGLMKNLGKTTDEIYLGATVKDVNDFFERELAFLGEYHAHLKEAALRTEKMTNKHKDVADSHVRIATQLLGLSTAEHGSTEKFLAKTAEIFEKIRNMEGRVASDQDLKLGDTLRYYQRDSNAAKALLIRRLRCLAAYEAANRNLEKARAKNKDVHAPLEVQEAESAQTQACEKFESMSARGKEELVSFRLRRVAAFKKSLTELAELEIKHAKAQYDLLRQSLLSLQELI; from the exons ATGATG GACGGAATTGAAGAAAATGGCTCACCGAGGAAGCCGATGAGCCCGGTAACAGTTGCCGGACAAGAAACGGTTCCTTCACGACAAGCATCGACGGAAGGAATTCCATCAACTGGTAGTAGCGTTTCTCCGGCCGCTCTGCCGGAAAACTCGCTACTG GTGGACATTTCGGATGCATTGAGCGAAAAGGAGAGGGTCAAGTTTACCGTCCATACCCGCACGAATCTGGCCGGATTTGATAAGAGCGATTTTCTGGTCGTACGTCAGCACGAAGAATTCGTTTGGCTGCACGAGCGGTTCGAAGAGAACGATGAGTACGCCGGCTTTATTATACCACCGTGCCCACCGAGACCTGACTTTGATGCGTCGCGTGAAAAACTGCAACGGCTGGGGGAAGGCGAAGGCAACATGACCAAGGAAGAGTtcaaaaagatgaaacaagaGCTGGAGGCCGAGTATTTGGCCACCTTTAAAAAGACGGTCGCGATGCATGAGGTGTTTCTGACGCGTCTCGCCTCGCATCCCGTCTTTCGGGAGGATTCCCACCTGAAGGTGTTTCTCGTGTACGATCAAGATCTGTGCgcgaaaatgaagaaaaagattgaCATTTTCGGCGGGTTGATGAAAAACCTCGGCAAAACGACGGACGAGATCTATCTGGGGGCCACAGTGAAAGATGTGAACGATTTCTTCGAGCGAGAGCTAGCCTTCCTGGGCGAGTATCATGCGCACCTGAAGGAAGCGGCACTGCGCACGGAAAAGATGACCAATAAGCACAAGGACGTAGCCGATTCTCATGTGCGCATTGCAACGCAACTTCTCGGATTGTCCACTGCTGAGCACGGGTCGACGGAGAAGTTTCTTGCCAAAACGGCGGAAATTTTCGAAAAGATACGG AACATGGAAGGTCGGGTGGCTAGTGATCAAGATCTGAAACTCGGTGATACCCTTCGCTATTATCAACGCGACAGCAATGCAGCCAAAGCGCTCCTCATACGCCGGCTACGATGCCTAGCGGCGTACGAAGCGGCCAATCGGAATCTGGAAAAGGCTCGAGCAAAGAACAAAGACGTTCACGCG CCGTTGGAAGTGCAGGAG GCGGAAAGTGCACAAACGCAAGCATGCGAAAAGTTCGAATCGATGTCGGCGCGCGGGAAAGAGGAGCTGGTCAGTTTTCGATTACGCCGTGTTGCTGCCTTCAAGAAGAG TCTGACCGAGCTGGCCGAATTGGAAATCAAGCACGCAAAGGCACAGTACGACCTGTTGCGCCAGTCTTTACTATCCCTGCAGGAACTGATTTAG
- the LOC126581033 gene encoding leucine-rich repeat protein soc-2 homolog: MNLATSGGGVTGTSGNPTQGSGSGGSGVGGGSSSSASVERNISTVASISSGAGQQHTGGGSVNSSTSSTTGGASGGAGGGGGGGGSSGSEMPAEIIRPKVVTVKHPESNKPKPTTKKGKAIQADVDVIKEFQRCKEENIQRLDLSKSSITVIPASVKDCTSLVEFYLYGNKISSLPPEIGCLANLKTLALNENSLTSLPDSLQNLRHLKVLDLRHNKLSEIPDVIYKLHTLTTLYLRFNRIRVVGDNLKNLSNLTMLSLRENKIHELPAAIGHLVNLTTLDLSHNHLKHLPKAIGNCVNLTALDLQHNDLLDIPETIGNLSNLMRLGLRYNQLTSIPATLRNCTHMDEFNVEGNGISQLPDGLLASLSNLTTITLSRNAFHSYPSGGPAQFTNVTSINLEHNQIDKIQYGIFSRAKGLTKLNMKENALTSLPLDIGTWTQMVELNFGTNSLTKLPDDIHCLQNLEILILSNNLLKRIPNTIGNLKKLRVLDLEENRLESLPSEIGLLHDLQKLILQSNQLNSLPRTIGHLTNLTYLSVGENNLQFLPEEIGTLENLESLYINDNASLIKLPYELALCQNLAIMSIENCPLSALPPEVVSGGPSLVIQYLKLHSPYRQM, translated from the coding sequence ATGAATTTGGCCACTTCCGGTGGAGGCGTTACCGGCACCTCAGGGAACCCCACGCAGGGCAGCGgtagtggtggcagtggtgtcggtggaggcagcagcagcagcgcctcgGTGGAGCGAAATATTTCGACCGTGGCTAGCATTAGCAGTGGTGCTGGCCAACAgcacaccggtggtggtagtgtaaatagcagcacgagcagcacgaccggtggcgctagtggtggtgcaggaggaggtggaggaggaggaggaagttcCGGCAGCGAGATGCCAGCGGAAATCATACGCCCGAAGGTTGTGACGGTGAAACATCCGGAAtcgaacaaaccgaaaccaacgaCAAAGAAGGGCAAAGCGATACAGGCGGACGTGGATGTGATAAAGGAGTTTCAACGATGCAAAGAGGAAAACATACAGCGGCTGGATCTGAGCAAATCCTCCATCACGGTCATACCGGCCTCGGTGAAGGATTGCACCAGTCTGGTCGAGTTCTATCTCTATGGCAACAAAATATCATCCCTTCCGCCAGAGATCGGCTGTTTGGCGAACCTGAAGACGTTGGCGCTGAACGAAAACTCGCTCACGTCGCTACCGGACTCGCTGCAGAACTTGCGCCATCTGAAGGTGCTGGATTTGCGGCACAACAAACTGTCCGAGATACCGGACGTGATCTACAAGCTGCACACGCTGACCACGCTCTACCTACGCTTCAATCGGATCCGTGTCGTTGGCGACAACTTGAAGAACCTCAGCAACCTGACCATGCTCAGCCTGCGTGAGAATAAAATCCACGAGCTACCGGCGGCCATTGGCCATCTGGTCAACCTGACGACGCTCGATCTATCGCACAACCATCTGAAGCATCTGCCCAAAGCGATCGGCAATTGTGTCAACCTGACCGCGCTCGATTTGCAGCACAACGATCTGCTCGACATTCCCGAGACGATCGGCAACCTGTCGAACCTGATGCGGCTCGGGCTACGGTACAATCAGCTTACCTCAATACCAGCCACCCTCCGGAACTGCACGCACATGGATGAGTTTAACGTCGAGGGTAACGGCATCAGCCAGCTGCCCGATGGGCTGCTGGCGAGTCTCAGCAACCTGACCACCATCACGCTGTCACGGAACGCGTTCCACAGTTACCCGTCCGGTGGGCCGGCACAGTTTACCAACGTGACCAGCATCAACCTCGAGCACAACCAGATCGACAAGATACAGTACGGTATCTTCTCCCGTGCCAAGGGTCTGACGAAGCTGAACATGAAGGAAAACGCACTGACATCGCTCCCGCTGGACATCGGCACCTGGACCCAGATGGTGGAGCTGAACTTTGGCACGAACTCGCTCACCAAACTGCCGGACGACATTCACTGTCTGCAGAATCTGGAGATACTGATACTGTCGAACAATCTGCTGAAGCGCATCCCGAACACGATCGGCAACCTGAAGAAGCTGCGCGTGCTCGATCTGGAGGAGAACCGTCTCGAGTCGCTACCGTCCGAGATTGGGCTGCTGCACGATCTGCAGAAGCTGATCCTTCAGTCGAACCAGCTCAACTCGCTTCCCCGTACGATCGGCCACCTTACCAATCTGACCTACCTGTCGGTGGGCGAGAACAATTTGCAGTTTCTTCCGGAGGAGATCGGTACGCTGGAAAACCTCGAATCGCTGTACATAAACGATAATGCATCGCTCATCAAGCTACCGTACGAGCTGGCCCTGTGTCAGAATCTGGCCATCATGAGCATTGAAAACTGCCCACTGTCGGCGCTCCCACCCGAGGTCGTCAGCGGTGGTCCCAGCCTCGTCATACAGTACCTTAAGCTACACTCACCCTACCGACAGATGTGA
- the LOC126581035 gene encoding adiponectin receptor protein, whose amino-acid sequence MSSSLRRELNGTVDEDVLQPHHNQPMVSRKSALNVAPGNDGELFSNMMMEADFSIRKRRVWAPEEQSSLASSEDIDLLDDDDDELEEEEDDGVGCPLPSTPEDNQLLEAEMTEVLKAGVLSDEIDLGALAHNAAEQAEEFVRKVWEASWKVCHFKNLPAWLQDNDFLHKGHRPPLPSFSACFKSIFRIHTETGNIWTHLLGCVMFIGVAAYFLTRPSFEIQLQEKLIFLTFFIGAIICLGFSFAFHTLCCHSEMVGKLFSKLDYCGIALLIMGSFVPWLYYGFYCHYKHKLIYLTVVIVLGITSIITSLWDKFSQPNLRPLRAGVFMSFGLSGIIPAIHYVLMEGWVSKISQASLGWLILMGLLYILGALFYALRVPERWFPGKCDLWFQSHQIFHVLVLVAAFVHYHGISEMAMYRVTVGECDIPHQHPAISF is encoded by the exons ATGTCGTCTTCGTTGCGCCGCGAGTTGAACGGCACCGTGGATGAGGACGTACTGCAACCACACCATAACCAGCCGATGGTATCGCGTAAAAGTGCCCTAAACGTAGCCCCTGGCAATGATGGGGAGCTGTTTAGCAACATGATGATGGAGGCTGATTTTAGCATCAGAAAACGGCGTGTCTGGGCCCCGGAGGAGCAGAGTTCGCTTGCCTCGAGCGAAGACATCGATCTCctggatgatgacgacgacgagctggaagaggaggaggatgacggGGTCGGTTGTCCGCTACCCTCAACCCCGGAAGACAACCAGTTGCTCGAGGCGGAAATGACGGAAGTCCTGAAGGCCGGTGTCCTTTCCGATGAGATCGATCTGGGTGCCCTCGCGCATAACGCGGCCGAGCAGGCGGAAGAGTTCGTGCGCAAGGTGTGGGAAGCCTCGTGGAAGGTGTGCCACTTCAAGAATCTGCCCGCTTGGCTGCAGGACAACGACTTTCTGCACAaaggccaccggccaccgttgcCCTCGTTTAGCGCTTGCTTCAAGTCGATTTTCCGCATCCACACCGAAACCGGCAACATCTGGACGCACTTGCTCGGATGCGTTATGTTCATCGGTGTTGCAGCCTACTTTTTGACCCGACCGTCGTTCGAAATTCAACTGCAGGAGAAGCTCATCTTTCTAACCTTCTTCATCGGCGCCATCATCTGTTTAGGATTTTCGTTCGCCTTCCACACGCTTTGCTGCCATTCGGAGATGGTTGGCAAGCTGTTTTCGAA ACTCGATTACTGCGGAATCGCTTTGCTAATTATGGGCTCGTTCGTACCGTGGCTCTACTATGGTTTCTATTGTCACTATAAGCACAAGCTGATCTACCTGACGGTTGTCATTGTGCTGGGCATCACTTCGATCATCACCTCACTATGGGACAAATTTTCGCAGCCCAATCTTCGGCCACTGCGTGCAG GTGTCTTCATGAGCTTTGGACTTTCCGGTATCATTCCGGCGATACATTACGTGCTCATGGAAGGGTGGGTGAGCAAAATCTCGCAAGCCAGCCTTGGATGGCTGATCCTAATGGGTTTGCTGTACATTCTCGGTGCTCTGTTTTACGCACTACGCGTCCCCGAGCGTTGGTTCCCCGGAAAGTGCGATCTTTGG TTCCAGTCACACCAGATCTTCCACGTGCTCGTTCTTGTTGCTGCCTTCGTACACTACCATGGTATTAGCGAAATGGCGATGTATCGTGTGACGGTGGGCGAGTGTGACATTccgcaccagcatccagcgatTAGCTTTTAA